A window of the Aquimarina spinulae genome harbors these coding sequences:
- a CDS encoding family 20 glycosylhydrolase, translating to MSLRIIPIFFLIFMACKSPDSSSPVNRSLSITPIPFKVETKQGYFEINKKTTFQCNDTSSEVIASFFIEKIKAFTGHSFSIQSESSIKNSIQLIKESTLDFGEEEYRLSISKDEVKIKAKTDQGLYYGMQTFMQLLPLYDANPKNQMHLPIKIQALNIEDKPRFGWRGMHLDVSRHFFSIDFIKKQLDVLSLFKINKFHWHLTDDQGWRIEIKKYPKLTEIGSKRKNADGSFHQGFYTQEEIKEVVQYAKERFIDVIPEFDTPGHAIAILAGYPELSCGKEKYEVRNLWGVESSILCAGKEETYTFIEDVIQELATLFPYEYYHMGGDEVPKDQWKNSAECQNLKKREGLKDEKEIQSYFMARVEKILSKYHKKMIGWDEILEGGITPTTNIMSWQGEEGGIKAANKGHDVIMTPAKYCYFNFYQGDFKAEPLAFGGYIPLEKVYYYDPIPKEIEEDKKKHILGAQGNVWTEYTYEEGTIEYLLYPRIIALAETTWSQKENKKFDNFLNRLNDVYDLLEYHHINYHIPLPEGPTSNKIVFIDSVSIPFTTTHPVKMVYTTDGTDPNASSTTYTEPLNFKENTELRIASLLKNGKMSSIRKLNITKENPIAASNTAKLSQGLIMKEIKGNFKSIDDVKDTTKTHTSVVQKIKDANTTYHWGHEVKEDNFKAVFLDGYVDIPEDGVYYFSSTQDQVWIGDQLVIDYHTPLKKHPKESSIALQKGKHKLKIVYLNNIAKGWATDWNTVELKYRKASEVDYKEINENMIFH from the coding sequence ATGAGTTTACGAATTATACCCATCTTTTTTTTAATTTTCATGGCCTGTAAAAGTCCTGATTCATCATCTCCTGTTAATCGATCTTTGAGTATTACCCCCATACCTTTCAAAGTAGAAACAAAACAAGGATACTTCGAGATCAACAAAAAAACCACTTTTCAATGTAATGACACATCTTCAGAGGTTATTGCCAGTTTTTTTATCGAAAAAATCAAGGCTTTTACAGGTCACTCTTTTTCAATACAAAGTGAGAGCAGCATCAAAAACAGTATTCAATTAATCAAAGAAAGTACTCTAGATTTTGGTGAAGAAGAATATCGTTTATCTATATCAAAAGATGAGGTAAAAATAAAAGCTAAAACTGATCAAGGATTGTATTATGGCATGCAGACTTTTATGCAACTTCTTCCGTTATATGATGCTAATCCCAAAAATCAAATGCACCTCCCTATTAAAATCCAGGCTCTAAATATAGAAGATAAACCTCGTTTCGGTTGGCGAGGGATGCATCTGGATGTTTCAAGGCATTTTTTCTCTATCGACTTTATCAAAAAACAACTTGATGTACTATCACTTTTCAAAATCAACAAATTTCATTGGCATCTCACTGATGATCAGGGGTGGCGAATTGAAATCAAAAAATATCCTAAGCTTACAGAGATTGGGTCTAAAAGAAAAAATGCCGATGGTTCGTTTCATCAAGGGTTTTATACCCAGGAAGAAATAAAAGAAGTTGTACAATATGCCAAAGAAAGGTTTATTGATGTAATTCCAGAATTTGACACACCGGGACATGCTATAGCCATTTTAGCTGGATACCCCGAACTTTCTTGTGGTAAAGAAAAATATGAAGTAAGAAATTTATGGGGTGTAGAATCCAGTATTCTTTGTGCAGGAAAAGAAGAAACTTACACTTTTATAGAAGATGTAATCCAGGAACTAGCGACCCTCTTTCCTTATGAATATTATCATATGGGAGGAGATGAAGTGCCTAAAGATCAATGGAAAAATTCTGCAGAGTGTCAGAACTTGAAAAAACGCGAAGGCCTGAAAGACGAAAAGGAAATCCAAAGCTACTTTATGGCTCGTGTAGAAAAAATCTTATCAAAATATCATAAAAAAATGATTGGATGGGATGAAATCCTGGAAGGCGGTATTACTCCTACAACCAATATTATGTCATGGCAGGGAGAAGAAGGAGGAATCAAGGCTGCCAATAAAGGGCATGATGTTATCATGACTCCTGCAAAATACTGTTATTTTAATTTTTATCAGGGTGATTTTAAAGCAGAACCTTTAGCCTTTGGAGGATATATCCCGCTAGAAAAAGTATATTACTACGATCCTATACCAAAAGAAATTGAAGAAGATAAAAAGAAACATATTTTAGGTGCACAGGGAAATGTTTGGACCGAATATACGTATGAAGAAGGAACAATAGAATACCTGCTATATCCCCGTATCATAGCATTAGCAGAAACCACATGGTCACAAAAAGAAAACAAAAAATTCGACAATTTCCTAAATAGATTGAATGATGTTTATGATCTACTAGAATATCATCATATTAATTACCATATTCCTCTTCCCGAAGGGCCTACTTCAAATAAAATTGTATTTATTGATAGTGTAAGCATTCCTTTTACCACCACACATCCGGTTAAGATGGTATACACTACAGATGGAACAGATCCAAATGCATCTAGTACAACATATACCGAGCCCTTAAATTTTAAGGAAAATACAGAACTACGAATTGCTTCTCTATTGAAAAATGGAAAAATGAGTAGTATTCGAAAATTGAACATCACAAAAGAAAACCCTATTGCCGCTTCTAATACAGCAAAACTATCTCAAGGGCTTATCATGAAAGAGATAAAAGGGAATTTTAAAAGTATTGATGATGTTAAGGATACTACAAAAACACATACTTCTGTAGTTCAAAAAATTAAAGATGCTAATACTACATACCATTGGGGTCATGAAGTAAAAGAAGATAACTTCAAAGCTGTTTTTCTTGATGGCTATGTTGATATCCCAGAAGATGGAGTGTATTATTTTTCCAGTACTCAGGATCAGGTTTGGATTGGAGATCAACTTGTTATTGATTATCATACTCCGTTAAAAAAACATCCAAAAGAGAGTTCGATCGCATTACAAAAGGGGAAGCATAAATTAAAAATAGTGTATCTAAACAATATAGCAAAAGGTTGGGCTACAGATTGGAATACTGTAGAACTCAAATACAGAAAAGCTTCTGAGGTTGATTATAAAGAAATAAACGAAAACATGATTTTTCATTAG
- a CDS encoding N-acetylglucosamine kinase, with translation MILFADSGSTKCDWVLVKNDGELVDKTKTDGINPLLLSDDAIINIVQKADTILQKRDLIHKIYFYGAGCGEADAKKKIALVLQSMFKNATSIVIEEDIIGAVKATTEKPSVVCILGTGANCCYYDGVNVIQKSPALGYLLADEGSGNYLGKKLIKDYFLGKMPSDTASLFKNDYTTELNQILDELYCADHPNKYLASYAKFIFRNRGNVYLEEILHHGISKFISTYLFQYKEELSKYPIHFVGSVAYYSQDIIKKLLDDRGYRVKGFVKKPIDHLVNRMITQRISQKTSQ, from the coding sequence ATGATATTATTTGCAGATAGCGGTTCTACTAAATGTGATTGGGTTCTTGTTAAAAATGATGGGGAACTCGTTGATAAAACTAAAACCGATGGTATAAACCCTCTTTTACTTTCTGACGATGCTATCATAAATATTGTTCAAAAAGCAGATACTATACTACAGAAAAGAGATCTTATACATAAGATTTACTTTTATGGAGCAGGGTGCGGCGAGGCTGATGCTAAGAAAAAAATAGCTCTCGTACTACAATCTATGTTCAAAAATGCAACATCTATTGTTATAGAAGAAGATATTATTGGAGCTGTAAAAGCTACAACAGAAAAACCAAGTGTAGTATGCATTTTGGGAACAGGAGCAAATTGCTGCTATTATGATGGAGTAAACGTTATTCAAAAATCTCCCGCTTTAGGATACCTATTAGCAGATGAAGGAAGTGGTAACTATTTGGGAAAAAAATTGATCAAAGATTATTTTCTAGGCAAAATGCCATCAGATACGGCATCATTATTTAAGAATGATTATACTACCGAGCTTAATCAAATTCTTGATGAGTTATATTGTGCTGATCACCCAAATAAGTATTTAGCCTCTTATGCTAAGTTCATTTTTAGAAATCGGGGAAATGTTTATCTAGAAGAAATTTTACATCATGGTATTTCAAAATTTATAAGTACTTACCTTTTCCAGTATAAAGAAGAATTATCCAAATACCCTATACACTTTGTAGGTTCGGTAGCCTACTACTCGCAAGATATTATAAAAAAATTATTAGATGACCGTGGTTATCGGGTTAAGGGTTTTGTAAAAAAGCCAATAGACCATTTAGTTAATCGCATGATCACACAAAGAATTTCTCAAAAAACAAGTCAGTAA
- the nagB gene encoding glucosamine-6-phosphate deaminase: MIQEIEYKQVGQFEKTKFEKIHNEIFPDSSTASKLVAHEIATLIKQKQEEGKPCVLGLATGSSPIKVYEELVSLHRSGELSFSNVVTFNLDEYYPMDTGHQQSYYHFMHQHLFDHIDINPENINIPDGTIPVTEMDQYCIDYEMKIKKYGGLDFQLLGIGRTGHIGFNEPGSHPNSGTRIITLDHITRTDASSDFNGLENVPKKAVTMGISTIMKSRRVLLLAWGHKKATVVKQTIEGEITSNIPASFLQEHKNTTIILDSEAASELTRIKTPWLVDQCIWKEQLKFKAVTWLSQELNKPVLKLTDKDYNDNGMSGLLAVEGSSYDLNIKIFNKLQHTITGWPGGKPNADDTNRPERALPAKKRVLIFSPHPDDDVISMGGTFLRLIDQGHDVHVAYQTSGNIAVTDDEALKFSEVANSVHPGKDQDTFRKVIAFLKSKNQGDIDIPEVRLIKGLIRRMESLGATRYFGLDDDKVHFLDLPFYETGRIRKNPLGEKDVALTADIIENIKPHQIYAAGDLADPHGTHKVCLDAIFEAVDNLKSKSFMNDCWVWLYRGAWQEWDVSEIEMAVPLSPHEVSKKTNAILYHQSQKDRVMFQGEDSREFWLRARERNRNTAILYDKLGLADYEAIEAFKRYIF; the protein is encoded by the coding sequence ATGATCCAGGAAATTGAATATAAACAGGTAGGACAGTTTGAAAAAACGAAGTTTGAGAAGATTCATAATGAAATATTCCCCGATTCTTCGACAGCTTCAAAACTTGTTGCCCACGAAATTGCAACACTAATTAAACAAAAACAAGAAGAAGGAAAACCTTGTGTACTCGGTCTGGCTACAGGTTCTTCACCTATAAAAGTATATGAAGAATTGGTGAGCCTACATCGTTCTGGAGAGTTAAGCTTTTCAAATGTAGTTACTTTTAATCTGGATGAATATTATCCTATGGATACGGGTCACCAACAAAGTTATTATCATTTTATGCATCAACACTTATTTGATCATATAGATATTAACCCCGAAAACATCAACATTCCTGATGGTACCATTCCTGTTACAGAAATGGATCAGTACTGCATTGATTATGAAATGAAGATCAAAAAGTATGGTGGATTAGATTTTCAACTCTTAGGAATTGGTAGAACAGGACACATCGGCTTTAACGAGCCTGGATCACACCCTAATTCGGGAACACGAATCATCACATTAGATCACATCACCAGAACTGATGCTTCTTCTGATTTTAATGGTTTAGAAAATGTTCCTAAAAAAGCGGTTACTATGGGAATAAGTACCATAATGAAATCCAGAAGGGTGTTACTATTAGCCTGGGGACATAAAAAAGCTACTGTAGTAAAACAAACCATAGAAGGTGAAATTACATCCAACATCCCCGCATCTTTTTTACAAGAACATAAAAATACTACGATCATCCTTGATTCTGAAGCAGCTTCTGAACTTACACGAATCAAAACACCATGGCTTGTAGATCAATGTATCTGGAAAGAACAATTAAAGTTTAAAGCGGTAACCTGGTTGAGTCAAGAACTTAATAAACCTGTCTTAAAACTTACAGATAAAGATTATAATGATAATGGAATGTCTGGTCTTTTGGCAGTCGAAGGGTCGTCTTATGATTTAAACATTAAGATTTTTAATAAACTTCAGCATACCATTACAGGTTGGCCAGGAGGAAAACCAAATGCAGATGATACCAACAGACCCGAGAGAGCTCTGCCTGCAAAAAAGAGGGTCTTAATTTTTAGCCCTCACCCAGATGATGATGTTATATCAATGGGAGGGACATTCTTAAGATTAATCGATCAAGGACATGATGTACATGTTGCTTATCAGACTTCTGGTAATATAGCCGTTACAGATGATGAAGCCTTAAAATTTTCTGAAGTAGCCAATAGTGTTCATCCTGGTAAAGATCAAGATACTTTTAGGAAGGTTATTGCATTTCTTAAATCAAAAAATCAAGGTGATATTGATATCCCAGAAGTTCGTTTAATTAAAGGATTAATTCGAAGAATGGAATCTTTGGGAGCTACTCGTTATTTTGGATTAGATGATGATAAAGTTCATTTTCTCGATCTTCCTTTTTATGAAACCGGAAGAATTAGAAAAAATCCTCTGGGAGAAAAAGATGTAGCCCTTACGGCAGATATTATCGAAAATATAAAACCGCATCAAATATATGCAGCAGGTGATCTTGCCGATCCTCATGGAACTCATAAAGTTTGTCTAGATGCTATTTTTGAGGCTGTTGACAACCTAAAAAGTAAAAGCTTCATGAATGATTGTTGGGTATGGCTATATAGAGGTGCCTGGCAAGAATGGGACGTTTCTGAAATTGAAATGGCTGTACCTCTAAGTCCACACGAAGTATCCAAAAAAACTAATGCCATTTTATATCACCAATCTCAAAAAGACAGGGTGATGTTTCAAGGAGAGGATTCTAGAGAGTTTTGGTTAAGAGCTCGTGAAAGAAATAGAAATACAGCGATATTATATGATAAGCTTGGTCTCGCAGATTATGAGGCTATAGAAGCTTTTAAGAGATATATATTTTAA
- a CDS encoding RagB/SusD family nutrient uptake outer membrane protein, with protein sequence MKNIFKKIIITAFISVFVLSCTDDFEALNTDPNGLTDAQSEADFINVGGPFNPIFLNLYRYDPAWHTQLQHNLNADTFSGYMAPPRPFAGGVNTTNYGFIDFWDRWAWDIPYSSTGVMQNASLVKERGEEKFPLIYAIAKILRVEGMHRVTDVYGPIVYSKFGVPGASFPEYDTQQEVYNQFFIELDEAIATLSTDPTNEQFTNFDLVYGGNYAQWIKFANTLRLRLAIRISKADAAKAKTEGEKSLALGAGLLETNADNFIIKGGAKHPLTVFNSEWNDVRMNASMESILVGYNDARGPVLFEESTVTPGSLKGLRGGLPLLDGYTDDIDQKDDYVGFSRLGNSYIIDKTPTTDIQLMTAAEAYFLKAEAALRGWAGAGDAQSNYEMGITTSFEQHGAAGASTYIADNASTPIDYVDPVGSHSTPALSTITIAWDGGAANEEKLERIITQKWIAMFPDGQEAWSEFRRTGYPKIFPSVANNSGGTVDTDIQVRRLPFPDSQRSTNPQGVAQAVTLLSGPDNGGTRLWWDIDGGNF encoded by the coding sequence ATGAAAAATATATTTAAAAAAATAATCATTACTGCTTTTATTTCGGTATTTGTACTCTCATGTACAGACGATTTCGAAGCATTAAATACAGATCCTAATGGATTAACGGATGCACAAAGTGAAGCCGATTTTATTAATGTAGGTGGACCATTTAATCCTATCTTTTTAAACCTGTATAGGTATGATCCTGCATGGCATACACAGTTACAACATAATCTAAATGCAGATACCTTTAGTGGGTATATGGCCCCGCCAAGACCATTTGCAGGAGGTGTAAACACAACGAATTATGGTTTTATTGATTTTTGGGATCGATGGGCCTGGGACATCCCATATTCTTCTACAGGAGTTATGCAAAATGCTTCGTTAGTTAAAGAACGTGGAGAAGAAAAATTTCCATTAATCTATGCTATTGCAAAAATACTAAGAGTTGAAGGTATGCATAGAGTAACAGATGTGTATGGTCCGATTGTATATTCAAAATTTGGAGTACCAGGAGCATCTTTTCCAGAATATGATACTCAACAAGAAGTATACAACCAATTTTTTATCGAACTTGATGAAGCAATCGCCACTTTATCTACAGATCCAACCAATGAACAATTCACTAACTTTGATCTTGTATATGGTGGAAATTATGCACAATGGATAAAATTTGCTAATACACTTCGATTACGTTTAGCGATTAGAATTTCTAAAGCAGATGCTGCCAAGGCAAAAACTGAAGGAGAGAAATCACTAGCACTTGGTGCAGGACTTTTAGAAACTAATGCTGATAATTTTATTATTAAAGGAGGAGCAAAACATCCATTAACTGTTTTTAATTCTGAGTGGAATGACGTTCGTATGAACGCTTCTATGGAGTCTATACTAGTTGGTTATAACGATGCCAGAGGTCCTGTTTTATTTGAAGAATCTACAGTAACACCAGGATCACTAAAAGGATTAAGAGGTGGGTTACCTTTATTAGATGGGTATACTGATGATATTGATCAAAAAGACGATTATGTTGGTTTTTCTAGATTAGGAAATTCTTATATCATTGATAAAACTCCAACTACAGATATTCAATTAATGACTGCTGCAGAAGCATATTTCTTAAAGGCAGAAGCTGCATTAAGAGGATGGGCTGGTGCTGGTGATGCGCAATCAAATTATGAAATGGGAATCACAACTTCTTTTGAGCAACACGGCGCTGCCGGAGCATCGACCTACATTGCTGATAATGCCTCTACACCTATTGATTATGTTGACCCTGTAGGATCTCATAGTACTCCTGCATTAAGTACGATTACTATAGCCTGGGATGGCGGAGCAGCAAATGAAGAAAAGTTAGAGCGAATTATTACTCAAAAATGGATCGCTATGTTCCCTGATGGACAAGAAGCATGGAGTGAGTTTAGAAGAACAGGATATCCAAAAATATTCCCTTCGGTAGCTAATAATAGTGGAGGTACGGTAGATACTGATATTCAGGTAAGAAGATTACCCTTCCCAGATAGTCAGCGAAGTACTAACCCTCAAGGAGTAGCGCAAGCAGTAACACTTCTTAGTGGTCCTGATAATGGAGGAACCCGACTATGGTGGGATATTGATGGTGGAAATTTTTAA
- a CDS encoding carboxypeptidase-like regulatory domain-containing protein, with the protein MKQKILTLTTLLFFSFLSFGQGTQITGTVTGASDGVPLPGVNIIVKGTTNGVQTDFDGNYTITAATGDVIQFSYLGMSDKEITVGSETVINVQLQEDAEQLEDVVVTALGIQKTRKSLTYAAQDIKSDELTKIKDANPINSLSGKVSGLVVNRSASGVGGSVKVTLRGNTSTRNNQPLYVVDGIPLLNNSAIQPNSTFGDIENAGNRDGGDALSLINPDDIASISVLKGASASALYGSQGSNGVILITTKKGKSGSFRTNVSSSFTVDNAAYLLDYNDRTEKNIDDFLETGTTAINSLSVSGGTETAQTYFSYANTQASGVLPTHNVKKHTLNIRETAKLFDNKLTVDANILLSTQKIHNKPVSGLYYNPLVGATAFNSDTETLSNYRVFEEFNVDRNLMAQRWFRGTSDIEQNPYWILNRNASDDQNQKVLASVSLKYRFNDWLTVQTRGSYDKNFYKFERRIHATTDGTLSASNGRYLLNDVEDTQIYSDIIATINTPLSDSFNLTANIGTSIRKSDLGESTLLDSGVGGNLKIPNIFTLSNFVVGTVGVNPILKETQAEQKEVQSLFASTTLGYKDMLYLDLTARNDWSSTVSDSFFYPSFGITGVVSEMFELPEVISFAKVRASYAEVGNDIQSFANNPINTIGTGPGGLNRPTVRPLTELKPETQRSFEIGTEWQFFNNRLGFEIGYYKTNTIDQFMTIQSASGQTNANGQTADQFAINAGDFENKGIEVSITADPIQTENFSWNTTVNLASNKNTIKELDSRLDRDFLELTPISVNAYALLIAEGGSFGDIYGKRLNRNANGLPIRNADGNFTQAAPDANTRGGFDLLGNANPDFSLGWNNSFTYKNVTLSFLVDGKFGGEVMSLTEAIVDGFGTLDRTGSVRIFDEATGSETTIPATEYHQAIGGRDKFSGEYVYDATNIRLAELSIGYNFNLGENSFFNSINTSLVGRNLFFFYKDAPYDPNISLSTGNGLQGVDVFGSPSTRSIGLNVGLSF; encoded by the coding sequence ATGAAACAAAAGATTTTAACCCTAACCACTCTATTATTTTTTTCTTTTCTGAGTTTTGGACAGGGAACCCAAATAACGGGGACAGTAACGGGGGCTTCAGATGGTGTACCACTACCTGGAGTTAATATTATTGTAAAGGGAACTACAAATGGAGTACAGACCGATTTTGACGGTAATTACACGATCACTGCAGCGACAGGAGATGTAATTCAATTTTCCTATTTAGGAATGTCAGATAAAGAAATTACTGTAGGTAGTGAAACAGTAATAAATGTTCAATTGCAAGAAGATGCTGAACAATTAGAAGATGTAGTAGTAACTGCACTGGGGATTCAAAAAACCAGAAAATCACTTACTTATGCAGCTCAGGATATTAAATCTGATGAGCTAACAAAAATCAAGGATGCCAACCCTATCAACAGTCTTTCGGGTAAAGTATCAGGTCTTGTTGTAAACAGAAGTGCATCTGGTGTTGGTGGATCGGTAAAAGTAACTTTACGAGGTAATACTTCTACCAGGAATAACCAACCATTATACGTTGTAGATGGTATTCCTTTATTAAATAATTCTGCTATTCAACCTAATAGTACATTTGGTGATATCGAAAATGCAGGAAACAGAGATGGTGGGGATGCTCTATCCTTGATCAATCCAGACGATATTGCAAGTATTAGTGTTCTAAAAGGAGCTTCGGCTTCGGCTTTATATGGTAGCCAGGGATCTAATGGTGTGATATTAATTACGACTAAGAAAGGTAAATCAGGAAGCTTTAGAACAAATGTATCTTCTAGTTTCACAGTAGATAACGCTGCTTATTTACTTGATTATAATGATCGTACAGAAAAAAACATAGATGACTTTTTAGAAACAGGAACAACTGCAATTAATTCATTGTCAGTATCGGGAGGAACAGAAACTGCTCAAACTTATTTCTCTTATGCAAATACACAAGCTTCAGGAGTACTTCCTACTCATAATGTAAAAAAGCATACACTTAATATTAGAGAAACAGCTAAATTATTTGATAACAAGTTAACTGTTGATGCAAACATCTTGCTTTCAACTCAAAAAATACATAATAAGCCCGTTTCTGGTCTATACTATAATCCATTAGTAGGAGCAACAGCATTTAATTCGGATACAGAAACTTTAAGTAACTATAGAGTCTTTGAAGAATTTAATGTAGATAGAAACTTAATGGCGCAACGTTGGTTTAGAGGAACTTCTGATATCGAACAAAACCCATATTGGATACTCAACAGAAATGCCAGTGATGATCAAAATCAAAAAGTTTTGGCATCTGTTTCTTTAAAATACAGGTTTAATGATTGGTTAACCGTTCAAACCAGAGGAAGTTATGATAAAAACTTTTATAAATTTGAAAGAAGAATTCATGCAACCACCGATGGAACGTTATCTGCATCAAATGGTCGTTATTTATTAAATGATGTAGAGGATACTCAGATCTATAGTGATATCATAGCTACAATTAATACTCCTCTTTCAGACAGTTTTAATTTAACTGCTAATATCGGTACCAGTATCAGAAAATCAGATTTAGGCGAAAGCACCTTATTAGATTCTGGTGTAGGAGGTAATTTAAAAATACCAAACATCTTTACGCTTTCTAATTTTGTAGTTGGTACAGTAGGAGTTAATCCAATACTAAAAGAAACTCAAGCAGAGCAAAAAGAAGTACAATCTCTATTCGCTAGTACAACATTAGGGTATAAAGATATGTTATATCTTGATCTAACTGCCAGAAATGACTGGTCTTCAACAGTTTCGGATTCTTTCTTTTATCCATCTTTTGGTATTACGGGAGTTGTTTCTGAAATGTTTGAATTACCTGAAGTAATTTCTTTTGCAAAAGTAAGAGCTTCTTATGCAGAGGTAGGTAATGATATCCAAAGTTTTGCCAATAATCCAATAAATACTATTGGTACTGGTCCTGGCGGGTTAAATCGTCCTACAGTAAGACCACTTACAGAGCTAAAACCAGAAACTCAAAGATCTTTTGAGATCGGTACAGAATGGCAATTCTTTAATAACCGTTTAGGGTTTGAAATTGGATATTACAAAACCAATACTATAGATCAATTTATGACAATCCAGTCTGCTAGTGGTCAAACAAATGCTAATGGTCAAACAGCAGATCAATTTGCTATCAACGCAGGGGATTTTGAAAACAAAGGTATTGAAGTTTCTATTACCGCAGACCCAATACAAACTGAGAATTTTTCCTGGAATACAACTGTAAATCTAGCTAGTAATAAAAATACTATTAAGGAATTAGATTCTAGATTAGATAGAGATTTTCTAGAACTAACTCCAATAAGTGTTAACGCTTATGCTTTATTAATTGCAGAAGGTGGATCTTTTGGTGACATTTACGGTAAACGACTTAACAGAAATGCAAATGGATTGCCGATTCGAAATGCAGATGGTAACTTTACTCAGGCGGCACCCGATGCAAACACCAGAGGAGGTTTTGATTTATTAGGAAATGCCAACCCTGATTTTTCTTTAGGATGGAATAATTCTTTTACTTATAAAAATGTAACATTATCCTTTTTAGTTGATGGAAAATTTGGTGGAGAAGTAATGAGTCTTACTGAAGCTATCGTTGATGGTTTCGGAACATTAGACAGAACAGGTAGTGTGCGAATTTTTGATGAAGCTACTGGTTCAGAAACTACAATACCAGCTACAGAATACCATCAGGCAATTGGAGGAAGAGATAAGTTTAGTGGTGAATATGTATATGATGCTACTAATATCCGATTAGCAGAGTTATCTATAGGGTATAACTTTAATCTTGGAGAGAATAGCTTTTTTAATTCGATCAATACTTCTTTAGTAGGTAGAAATTTATTTTTCTTTTATAAAGACGCTCCATATGACCCCAATATATCTTTAAGTACAGGAAACGGACTTCAGGGTGTTGATGTATTCGGATCGCCATCTACCAGAAGTATCGGTTTGAATGTTGGCTTATCATTTTAA
- a CDS encoding sensor histidine kinase — MYYVLFLCISLGVHYILRSGLNLLLVTEDIWPEVEGRLDPFGFNHIVAVAIGELYVVGLTSAIKYTVDFLIMQNKNRDLSELQYKTELKYLKAQIQPHFFFNTLNSLYALTIKKSDLAPNLVLKLSNFMRYVIYDTSKKKLPLLQEIDHIDNYIELEKMRYGDRVDSRVDINGNIDDVKVVPMLFLPFIENAFKHGLKNNDRMELLISFERFENELIFISKNNYEDESKTKRLNGIGIKNVKRRLEILYQKKYTLNIAQKNNEYSILLKIPI, encoded by the coding sequence GTGTATTATGTACTTTTCTTATGTATATCTCTTGGAGTTCATTATATATTAAGGTCAGGTCTAAACCTATTATTAGTTACCGAAGACATCTGGCCCGAAGTAGAAGGACGACTGGATCCATTTGGGTTTAATCATATTGTAGCAGTAGCTATAGGAGAATTGTATGTTGTAGGACTAACTTCAGCAATAAAGTATACGGTCGATTTTTTGATTATGCAAAATAAGAATAGAGATCTAAGTGAGTTGCAATATAAAACAGAGTTAAAATATTTAAAAGCACAGATACAACCTCATTTCTTTTTTAATACACTTAATAGTTTATATGCATTAACGATAAAAAAATCGGATTTAGCACCTAATCTTGTATTAAAACTATCTAACTTTATGAGATATGTGATTTATGATACCAGTAAAAAAAAACTCCCTCTTTTGCAGGAGATTGATCATATAGACAATTATATAGAACTCGAAAAAATGCGTTATGGTGATCGAGTTGATTCTAGGGTTGATATAAATGGTAATATTGATGATGTTAAAGTAGTTCCTATGCTGTTTTTACCATTTATTGAGAATGCTTTTAAGCATGGGCTTAAGAATAATGATAGAATGGAGTTATTAATCTCTTTTGAAAGATTTGAAAATGAACTGATATTTATATCCAAAAATAATTATGAAGATGAATCTAAAACTAAAAGACTTAATGGAATTGGAATAAAAAATGTAAAAAGAAGATTAGAAATACTTTACCAAAAAAAATATACATTAAACATAGCACAAAAAAATAATGAATATTCGATTTTGCTTAAAATCCCTATATAA